A genomic region of Spirochaetota bacterium contains the following coding sequences:
- a CDS encoding motility protein A, whose product MDIGTIGGLIGGFVFIALGIVFAKGNPAMFIDPASVMITIGGSFSALCISNPLARILRIWSVARFTFFSPASNPDELIITLVSFSEKARREGLLALEDDLDEVDDPFLRKGIQLVVDGTDPELVRRIMETELENIMSRHDEMRKIFEDWALFAPAFGMIGTLMGLILMLVNIEDKSAIGPGMSAALITTLYGAIVANLIMQPIANKLELVGNEEVLLKLIMVEGTLSIQSGDNPRIVKDKLISFLEPAKREAISTEVGE is encoded by the coding sequence ATGGATATAGGAACCATTGGTGGTCTAATAGGAGGATTTGTCTTTATTGCATTGGGGATTGTATTTGCAAAGGGTAATCCTGCGATGTTTATAGATCCAGCGTCCGTTATGATTACCATTGGAGGTTCGTTTTCGGCTCTCTGTATATCAAATCCCTTGGCAAGGATACTGAGAATCTGGAGTGTTGCACGTTTTACATTCTTCTCACCCGCATCAAATCCCGATGAACTGATAATAACACTTGTATCCTTTTCCGAGAAGGCAAGAAGGGAAGGATTGCTTGCGCTTGAGGATGATCTCGATGAGGTTGATGACCCATTCTTAAGAAAGGGAATACAGCTTGTTGTTGATGGCACTGATCCTGAGTTGGTAAGGAGAATAATGGAGACGGAACTGGAGAATATAATGTCCAGGCACGATGAGATGAGAAAGATTTTTGAGGACTGGGCTTTATTTGCTCCTGCATTTGGTATGATCGGTACCCTGATGGGTTTGATACTCATGCTTGTAAATATTGAGGATAAGTCAGCTATTGGTCCTGGTATGTCGGCTGCTTTAATTACAACACTGTATGGAGCGATTGTAGCTAATCTTATTATGCAGCCTATAGCCAATAAACTTGAGCTTGTGGGAAATGAAGAGGTTTTATTGAAGCTTATTATGGTTGAGGGTACTCTTTCAATTCAGTCCGGTGATAATCCTCGAATTGTAAAGGATAAGCTGATTTCTTTCCTTGAGCCCGCTAAGAGGGAAGCCATATCAACTGAGGTAGGAGAGTGA
- a CDS encoding SUMF1/EgtB/PvdO family nonheme iron enzyme codes for MIELTTFKKTFWLVFLIILLMPVHSIELKIYAKIDSIRKGNIVTLLFYEKPYKDVYYIIESNNIIGEIRIHAIEKHILNSKITYKAIAEYNLERRTYERTIKAGMDIGLVEGKKIIKAQARERNNRIQDVYKKQIITPRDQRIMILIPEGKFVFGNNNDEDDEYPEQIIYLDNFYIDKYEVSNRDYLKYITSTGSKPPISWYNGKYKEGEEDLPVLVSYFEATAYTEWAGKRLPTEKEWEKSARGEGIKVVKGKEDNYTYIKEPIIYPWGNIYDPEKANSLDFWRNKGVGLNIKKKFKQGLLPVNLFSDTGGSPYGVINLSGNAAEWTSSWYKAYSGSRFTDKRYGEQVKVIRGGAWYSDKKRLRVTSREIGGIPNLYEDPIAGFRCVRKPKVLDRIP; via the coding sequence ATGATCGAATTAACAACTTTTAAAAAGACCTTTTGGTTAGTTTTTTTGATAATACTGCTTATGCCGGTCCATTCAATAGAATTGAAAATTTATGCAAAAATAGATTCAATTAGAAAAGGCAATATTGTAACCCTTCTATTTTATGAGAAGCCGTATAAGGATGTATATTATATTATTGAAAGCAACAATATTATTGGGGAGATCAGAATACATGCTATAGAAAAGCACATTTTAAACAGCAAGATAACCTATAAGGCCATAGCAGAGTATAATCTTGAAAGAAGAACCTATGAAAGGACGATAAAAGCCGGAATGGATATAGGTTTAGTTGAGGGGAAAAAGATAATAAAGGCACAAGCCAGGGAGAGAAACAATCGGATTCAAGATGTATATAAGAAACAGATTATCACGCCCAGGGATCAAAGGATTATGATATTGATACCTGAAGGGAAATTTGTATTTGGCAACAACAATGATGAAGATGATGAATACCCCGAACAGATAATATATTTGGACAACTTCTATATCGATAAATATGAGGTCTCAAATAGGGACTATTTAAAATATATAACCTCTACTGGCTCAAAACCACCAATATCCTGGTATAATGGAAAGTATAAAGAGGGTGAGGAGGATCTACCTGTATTAGTATCCTATTTTGAAGCAACGGCTTATACAGAATGGGCGGGTAAGAGATTACCCACTGAGAAGGAGTGGGAAAAGTCTGCTAGAGGTGAGGGTATTAAGGTTGTAAAGGGTAAGGAGGATAATTACACATATATTAAAGAACCTATTATCTATCCATGGGGGAATATATATGATCCAGAAAAGGCAAATTCATTAGACTTTTGGAGAAATAAGGGTGTTGGTTTGAACATCAAGAAAAAATTCAAACAGGGCTTACTCCCGGTCAATCTATTCTCTGATACCGGAGGTTCTCCCTATGGGGTAATAAATTTATCCGGCAATGCCGCAGAGTGGACTTCAAGCTGGTACAAGGCCTATTCAGGAAGCAGATTTACAGACAAAAGATATGGGGAGCAAGTGAAGGTGATAAGGGGCGGAGCCTGGTATTCCGATAAGAAGAGGCTTAGAGTAACCAGCAGAGAGATAGGAGGAATACCCAATCTATATGAGGACCCTATCGCAGGTTTCAGATGTGTTAGAAAACCCAAAGTTTTGGACAGAATACCCTAG
- a CDS encoding DUF6599 family protein encodes MKRNLTKILILFSIISFLSCRNIIHSVNNIQLLPRESDVPGWRLNSAPKEYTVDNVHRYLHNKGRIFKKYGFRSVSVAKYHSINDQSRLTTVEIYKMDSTLNAFGIMGIERGFNHIEDSVFENSYTKGAGFYFRKGIYYIRIEASKTTDSFTIQRDNIIFAQVVHENIKNPNEPLQDYVALFGDNKRVSDVVYYIDGHPQLPEIDNLFVRGKRISGRIKHIIYSKRDSCYESLKYISSLVQEMEPPFVLSNAEEFQIAFNRSENNNYIFIAVYKEWIFGIINADTKFEGKKIVHRLYTELIEFLKSSNKYSLLIP; translated from the coding sequence GTGAAGCGAAATTTAACCAAAATCTTAATCTTATTCTCAATAATATCATTTCTCTCATGTCGAAATATAATCCATTCTGTAAATAACATACAACTCCTCCCTAGGGAGAGTGATGTTCCTGGCTGGAGATTGAATTCTGCGCCTAAAGAGTATACTGTTGATAATGTCCATAGATATTTACACAATAAGGGAAGAATTTTCAAAAAATACGGCTTTAGATCTGTATCCGTAGCAAAATATCATTCAATCAATGATCAGAGTAGATTAACGACAGTTGAAATATATAAAATGGACTCCACACTAAACGCCTTTGGTATAATGGGCATTGAGAGAGGATTCAATCATATAGAGGATTCGGTCTTTGAGAATTCCTATACTAAAGGTGCTGGATTCTATTTCAGAAAAGGCATATATTATATCAGGATTGAGGCCAGTAAAACTACAGATTCATTTACAATTCAAAGGGATAATATTATTTTCGCACAAGTAGTACATGAAAATATAAAAAATCCTAATGAGCCATTGCAGGACTATGTCGCCCTATTTGGGGATAACAAAAGGGTGTCGGATGTAGTATATTATATTGATGGTCACCCTCAATTGCCTGAAATTGATAATCTTTTTGTTAGGGGCAAGAGGATATCAGGAAGAATAAAACATATTATTTATTCCAAAAGGGATTCCTGTTATGAATCATTAAAATATATCTCGAGTCTAGTTCAGGAGATGGAACCCCCTTTCGTCCTCAGCAATGCAGAGGAATTTCAAATTGCTTTTAACCGATCTGAAAATAATAACTATATTTTTATTGCAGTGTACAAGGAATGGATATTCGGGATAATAAATGCTGATACAAAATTCGAAGGGAAGAAGATTGTTCATAGGCTGTACACTGAGCTGATTGAGTTTCTCAAAAGTAGCAACAAATATTCATTACTAATCCCTTGA
- a CDS encoding tetratricopeptide repeat protein: MKAVLLLSLLSSVILYTESPVSPLGEEKRDNPVFQKAIRYFYQKKFEMAELLFQEELKNNPENELAYSYLGDIFFNKNRYDGALKLYRKSLDINPNIAENYYRIGQVYYYKKIGDQAIVNFEKSYKLNPNLKFAFYHVGLSYLMLIRDKDNTIKNWETFLEIAPEDSQYEKIRRAVELLKDPNFVIPPIGSEISIEEALHLGGEVLVDVERRAKEKKADHESKKTKQKLEGIYKDDDL, encoded by the coding sequence ATGAAGGCAGTTCTATTATTATCATTGCTATCTTCTGTAATTCTCTATACAGAGAGTCCGGTATCTCCCCTTGGCGAAGAGAAGAGAGATAATCCAGTATTTCAAAAAGCTATAAGATATTTTTATCAGAAGAAGTTTGAGATGGCGGAACTCCTTTTTCAGGAAGAATTGAAGAATAATCCTGAAAATGAGTTGGCATATTCTTATCTCGGCGATATTTTCTTTAACAAAAACAGATATGATGGGGCACTAAAGCTATATAGAAAATCATTAGATATCAATCCCAATATTGCTGAAAACTATTATAGGATTGGCCAAGTCTACTATTATAAAAAGATAGGTGATCAGGCGATTGTAAATTTTGAAAAATCCTATAAGTTAAATCCAAACCTTAAATTTGCCTTTTATCATGTTGGATTATCCTACCTGATGCTGATTCGGGATAAGGATAATACAATTAAGAATTGGGAAACCTTTTTGGAGATCGCTCCTGAGGACTCCCAATATGAAAAGATTAGAAGGGCAGTTGAGTTATTAAAAGATCCGAATTTCGTTATACCTCCTATTGGTAGCGAGATATCAATAGAGGAGGCTCTTCATCTTGGCGGCGAGGTGTTGGTGGATGTGGAACGAAGGGCTAAGGAAAAAAAGGCGGATCATGAGTCGAAAAAGACAAAACAGAAGCTTGAGGGCATATACAAGGACGATGATCTGTAA
- a CDS encoding cytochrome c biogenesis protein CcdA produces MQIFSIFISLLLILTSCSCNKERHKDFRAYPLKDVVEVNKGGSGFITLKIEIPQDSYIYGNPKGPGIGMPTTITAFGPNELIIEPARYLPPKKYIAPGEKEFVWIYENGTKIFVPLSAKDDSPSGVYKTTVSFKSLLCRANSCTPLDFNIEYSIKILGQGDKLSSVDSGLLSEFMTSSPTEKYSSTNKMSSRQGDNKGATSNEEEIFKPIYLSYINVTNILQAILYGLIAGFFLNFMPCVLPVVSLKVMSFIKYAGEDRSKLIKLGILFTLGILTTFFILAFLSSFFGYNWGELFKKRLFLITMIAVVFALTLSMFDVFTINLPSFIGRASKDVSNQYADAYMKGLLATLLATPCSGPFLGGTLAWALTQKPIIVFIIFMSIGLGMALPYIILTINPRFMSIIPKPGDWMIVFERIMAFLLMATVIYLIGILEQEVVMPTLWLLLFIGVALWQYGRFGAIFQTKNKRIFSTIALCIIIISGYLFPFQFLRNEKEKPIITDTNAFSIERLYENRKNGRISIIKFTADWCPNCKLVERVSLYTPDVFEAMDNNNVDLLVADMTRENPIAEDLLYRLGSSSLPFLAVFPVGESFTKPICLRDIYSDDDVVQAISMAK; encoded by the coding sequence ATGCAGATATTTTCAATATTCATTTCATTACTATTGATACTAACCTCATGCTCCTGCAATAAAGAAAGGCATAAGGACTTCAGGGCCTACCCCCTTAAGGATGTAGTAGAAGTGAATAAAGGGGGATCAGGATTTATCACCTTAAAAATTGAAATTCCTCAGGATTCTTACATATATGGCAATCCCAAGGGGCCTGGTATTGGTATGCCCACGACAATAACAGCATTCGGACCAAATGAGTTAATAATTGAGCCTGCGCGATATCTGCCACCTAAAAAATATATTGCCCCTGGAGAAAAGGAATTTGTATGGATATATGAGAATGGCACAAAGATATTTGTTCCCTTGTCTGCAAAAGATGACTCACCCTCCGGGGTGTACAAGACAACAGTTTCATTTAAGTCTCTGCTATGCCGCGCTAACTCATGCACTCCATTGGACTTTAATATAGAATATAGCATCAAAATACTTGGCCAAGGCGATAAGTTGAGTAGTGTTGATAGCGGTTTATTATCAGAATTCATGACCTCTTCTCCAACTGAAAAGTACTCAAGCACGAATAAAATGTCTAGCAGGCAGGGGGATAACAAAGGGGCAACATCTAACGAAGAGGAGATATTCAAACCGATATACCTATCCTATATCAATGTTACAAACATATTGCAGGCCATACTATATGGTCTAATTGCGGGATTTTTTCTCAATTTTATGCCCTGCGTTCTTCCAGTTGTAAGCTTAAAAGTTATGAGCTTTATCAAATATGCAGGCGAGGACAGGAGCAAGCTAATTAAGCTTGGAATTCTATTTACCCTTGGAATTTTGACTACTTTTTTTATTCTAGCATTCCTCTCATCATTCTTTGGATATAACTGGGGAGAACTATTCAAAAAGCGATTATTTCTTATTACCATGATAGCCGTTGTATTTGCCTTAACCCTTTCCATGTTCGATGTCTTTACAATAAACTTGCCCTCTTTTATAGGAAGGGCCTCAAAGGATGTTTCCAATCAATATGCTGACGCATACATGAAGGGTCTTCTCGCAACCCTACTGGCAACCCCTTGCAGCGGCCCCTTCCTTGGCGGCACCCTGGCATGGGCATTAACCCAGAAGCCAATTATAGTATTCATAATATTTATGAGCATTGGTTTGGGGATGGCCTTACCCTACATTATACTCACTATAAACCCAAGGTTTATGAGTATCATTCCAAAACCTGGGGATTGGATGATCGTCTTTGAGCGGATAATGGCCTTTCTACTTATGGCAACTGTCATCTACCTGATCGGGATTTTAGAGCAGGAGGTCGTTATGCCAACCCTCTGGTTGCTACTCTTCATTGGAGTGGCTCTCTGGCAATATGGCAGATTTGGCGCGATATTTCAGACTAAAAATAAAAGAATATTCTCAACAATTGCATTGTGCATAATTATTATATCAGGATATTTATTTCCATTTCAGTTCCTTCGCAATGAGAAAGAAAAGCCTATAATTACAGATACAAATGCATTCAGTATCGAGAGGTTATATGAAAATAGGAAAAACGGCAGAATATCAATCATAAAATTCACTGCTGACTGGTGCCCAAACTGCAAGCTTGTAGAAAGGGTATCACTATACACACCAGATGTTTTCGAAGCAATGGATAATAATAATGTAGATCTATTGGTAGCAGACATGACTCGCGAGAATCCAATTGCAGAGGATCTTCTATATAGATTGGGCAGCAGTTCCCTACCCTTCCTCGCTGTGTTCCCAGTGGGTGAATCCTTTACTAAACCCATATGTCTCAGGGATATATATTCTGATGACGATGTAGTTCAGGCAATAAGTATGGCAAAATGA
- a CDS encoding tetratricopeptide repeat protein gives MTYYNRDRVIKYGGITALILLLFFGYYQFFYERGDQISEGVDLRQKQISIYNKLLDTDPNNTEILIKIGDLYKEIGDIDKAIEYYNRALEIDPNNYPALNKLGHAYALKGDYEKAAKTFTRAKKAYPKYAAAYNKLGNMYDEQEKISQALREYMMAQEVAPEDPESYWNIAKQRLKKGDIKGAISIIKKGIKANPNDPEGYYNLGNIYHSARKYKKAKSNYDKAISLNPNRSKYYRGQGEANIRLDRIDDSIASFKKATKVNPRDAKAYERLGDIYAKIGDYDNAVKYYKKALKYNPRGKNLKRKYAKARKMLKKGKMLAKRARKVSKPVVEKPAKKEIKKEIQIDDLNEQLTNLMNKKRDRKSKVDKWRELGDKYRKERDYDNSINAYLKAVDIDKNDEHSNYWLGRIYYHNGMNEEAKRHFKNTIISNPKNGDAHYRLGLIYYLEEKYKSANKSFRNAIRFQPHFPKAYYSRGLVYNKLRDRRQAIRDFKTSIKQDPKLDRAYFNLGNIYLKSKNYKVALDYFTKDNGLRPNNADTLFKIAETYHEMKSYNNAILFYNKTIEKDPEYFQAFYNLGLIHSLKKKYAEGISFYNRALELKNDDHATLYELGKAYEAYDNDDKAIEYYSRAITVNPNYTKAYINLGAIYSQNKLYDKAIEQYKNATINNPKSFDAHFNLGKAYRESKMYDEAIEEYNTAINIKPVNSKAHFFLGMTYKDKGRYSDAAKSFERAVKINKKLPEAHEELGTIYYRKIKNKKKAIYHFRKLLSMKPDHPKADDIHNIINMLKKNKSE, from the coding sequence ATGACGTATTATAATAGAGATCGAGTTATTAAATATGGCGGTATTACCGCTTTGATTCTCTTACTATTTTTTGGCTATTATCAATTCTTTTATGAACGCGGTGATCAAATAAGTGAGGGAGTTGATCTTCGCCAAAAGCAGATTAGTATCTATAATAAACTCCTGGATACTGATCCCAATAACACTGAAATACTTATAAAAATTGGGGATCTTTATAAGGAGATCGGCGATATCGATAAGGCAATCGAGTACTATAACCGCGCCCTAGAGATTGACCCCAATAATTACCCGGCATTAAATAAACTCGGACATGCCTATGCCCTAAAGGGCGATTATGAGAAGGCAGCCAAAACATTTACACGCGCCAAGAAGGCCTATCCCAAATATGCAGCGGCATATAACAAGCTTGGCAATATGTATGATGAACAGGAGAAGATTAGTCAGGCATTACGTGAATATATGATGGCTCAGGAGGTCGCCCCTGAGGACCCGGAGAGCTATTGGAACATAGCCAAACAGCGATTAAAGAAGGGAGACATTAAGGGGGCCATCTCGATTATTAAAAAGGGAATAAAGGCAAATCCAAATGATCCTGAAGGATACTATAATCTCGGAAATATCTATCATAGCGCCAGGAAATATAAGAAGGCCAAATCAAACTATGATAAAGCGATCTCATTAAATCCAAATAGATCCAAGTATTACAGAGGCCAGGGAGAGGCGAATATCAGGTTAGACAGAATAGATGATTCAATTGCTTCATTTAAGAAGGCGACTAAAGTCAATCCAAGAGACGCAAAGGCATATGAACGTCTTGGGGATATCTATGCAAAGATAGGGGATTACGATAATGCTGTTAAGTATTACAAAAAAGCGCTTAAATACAATCCCAGAGGTAAGAATTTAAAGAGAAAATACGCAAAAGCTCGTAAAATGTTGAAGAAAGGCAAGATGCTTGCCAAAAGGGCTAGGAAGGTTTCTAAGCCAGTCGTTGAAAAGCCGGCTAAAAAGGAGATAAAGAAGGAGATCCAGATTGATGATTTAAATGAACAGCTTACTAATTTAATGAACAAAAAGAGGGATAGGAAATCAAAGGTCGATAAATGGAGGGAGTTAGGGGATAAATATAGAAAGGAGAGGGATTATGATAATTCCATCAATGCCTACCTGAAGGCGGTTGATATCGACAAAAATGATGAGCATTCTAATTACTGGTTGGGCAGAATATATTATCATAATGGAATGAATGAAGAGGCGAAAAGACACTTTAAGAATACCATTATATCTAATCCCAAGAATGGGGATGCACATTACAGATTAGGCCTCATCTATTATCTGGAAGAAAAATATAAATCAGCAAACAAGTCCTTTCGCAATGCTATTCGTTTTCAGCCACATTTTCCAAAAGCATACTATTCGAGAGGTCTAGTATATAATAAATTAAGAGATAGGAGGCAGGCGATAAGAGATTTTAAGACCTCCATCAAACAGGATCCAAAATTGGACAGGGCATATTTCAATTTAGGAAACATCTATCTGAAGAGCAAAAACTATAAGGTTGCGCTGGATTATTTTACAAAGGATAATGGACTCCGTCCGAATAACGCTGACACGCTCTTTAAAATTGCCGAGACCTATCATGAGATGAAGTCATACAATAATGCGATTCTCTTTTATAACAAGACAATTGAAAAGGATCCGGAATATTTTCAAGCCTTTTATAATCTAGGATTGATCCATTCATTAAAGAAAAAATATGCAGAGGGTATAAGCTTTTATAATAGAGCGCTAGAATTAAAAAATGATGATCATGCGACTCTATATGAGCTTGGAAAGGCTTACGAAGCATACGATAATGACGATAAAGCCATTGAATATTACTCAAGGGCGATAACCGTAAATCCAAATTATACAAAGGCATATATAAATCTTGGGGCTATATATTCGCAAAACAAGCTCTATGATAAGGCGATTGAGCAATACAAGAATGCCACCATAAACAATCCAAAATCCTTTGACGCTCACTTCAACCTTGGCAAGGCCTATCGGGAATCGAAGATGTATGATGAGGCGATTGAGGAGTACAATACCGCAATAAATATTAAACCGGTGAACTCTAAAGCACACTTCTTTCTTGGCATGACCTATAAGGATAAGGGTAGATACAGCGACGCAGCCAAGTCCTTTGAAAGGGCGGTAAAGATTAACAAAAAGCTTCCAGAGGCTCACGAAGAGCTTGGAACAATCTATTATAGAAAGATCAAGAATAAGAAAAAGGCAATATATCATTTCAGAAAGCTATTATCAATGAAGCCTGATCATCCGAAGGCTGATGATATTCATAATATCATCAACATGCTTAAGAAGAATAAATCTGAATAG
- a CDS encoding M48 family metallopeptidase has protein sequence MKTNEPVSNIIKKEEDVKTYNRIKIIINIFDLVFNIIFITLLAFSGISQYILGHIEVYSQNPYIQFLLFLFVVGLIAALIDFPIDLYSSYFLEHRYGLSNQNIFNWLIERMKSLIVGVSLGIPVSLIFYYLLRISGDNWWLFFGIFVFIFAILLARIAPILIFPIFYKYKQLDNDALKERIFGIIKKYNIGIKGIYTFDMSKDTKKANAGFTGIGKSKRIIISDTLIDNFTLDEIEIIFAHELGHYIKRHIVKSIFFSGTIIFLSFYICGILYSKTISIYGLDHSYDIAAIPILFFYLSLFSLVLMPITNIISRRFEREADLFAIQLIGKNEPFISSMERLAELNLTDKEPNKIIEFLFYSHPSIKKRIEFGRNVII, from the coding sequence ATGAAAACGAATGAACCGGTGAGCAATATAATCAAAAAAGAAGAAGATGTAAAGACATATAACAGAATTAAAATTATAATAAACATTTTTGACCTAGTATTCAATATTATATTTATTACCCTCCTAGCCTTTAGTGGAATTTCACAATACATCCTTGGTCATATTGAAGTATACTCGCAAAACCCCTACATTCAATTTTTACTTTTCCTCTTCGTTGTCGGCCTCATAGCTGCCTTAATAGACTTCCCCATCGATCTCTACTCAAGCTATTTCCTTGAGCATCGATACGGATTATCAAACCAGAACATCTTCAATTGGTTAATCGAAAGAATGAAGTCGCTTATAGTAGGCGTTTCCCTTGGCATACCTGTTTCGCTTATATTTTACTATCTCTTAAGGATAAGTGGAGATAATTGGTGGCTCTTCTTCGGAATATTCGTATTCATTTTTGCTATACTTCTAGCAAGAATCGCTCCAATACTTATTTTTCCCATTTTCTATAAATATAAACAACTAGATAACGATGCACTTAAGGAGAGGATATTTGGAATCATAAAGAAATATAACATCGGGATCAAGGGGATATACACCTTCGATATGAGCAAGGATACCAAAAAGGCCAATGCTGGATTTACGGGGATTGGTAAGAGTAAAAGAATAATTATCAGTGACACCCTAATTGACAACTTCACACTGGATGAGATTGAAATAATATTTGCCCATGAACTTGGTCATTATATAAAAAGACATATTGTAAAGAGCATATTCTTTAGCGGAACTATAATCTTTCTCTCTTTCTATATATGTGGAATTCTATATTCCAAGACAATATCTATCTATGGGCTTGATCATTCCTATGATATTGCCGCAATTCCAATCTTATTCTTCTATCTTTCCCTATTCAGCCTGGTTCTAATGCCAATAACGAATATTATTTCAAGGAGGTTTGAGAGGGAGGCTGATCTCTTTGCTATTCAATTAATCGGAAAGAATGAGCCCTTTATCTCAAGCATGGAAAGGCTCGCTGAGTTAAATCTGACAGACAAGGAACCAAATAAAATAATAGAATTCCTTTTTTATAGTCACCCCTCAATAAAAAAGAGGATTGAGTTCGGAAGGAATGTCATTATATAG
- a CDS encoding HD domain-containing protein: MATYPAQFEEKIIESSILFAKERMKNLRPSHGWDHVQRVLSLSKKIALIEKADFFIIEVSTILHDIAREIEDNTGGDLCHAELGSRIAYDFLLKEGLDEDRAKKITHCIKTHRFRNNETPNSIEAKILYDADKLDSIGAIGIGRAFLFSGEIGARLHNSDIDILTTTAYTEEDTAYREYIVKLQYIIQNMLTDEGRRLAQGRHNFMTIFFNRLKAEVSCIE, from the coding sequence ATGGCGACCTATCCTGCACAATTTGAGGAAAAAATCATTGAGAGCAGCATTCTCTTTGCGAAAGAGAGGATGAAGAATCTACGTCCCAGTCATGGATGGGATCATGTTCAAAGGGTTCTTTCCCTTTCAAAAAAAATTGCCCTGATTGAAAAAGCGGATTTTTTTATCATTGAAGTCTCAACGATTCTGCATGATATCGCAAGAGAGATTGAAGATAATACCGGTGGCGATCTATGTCATGCAGAACTTGGAAGCAGAATAGCATATGATTTCCTTCTAAAGGAGGGTCTTGATGAGGATAGGGCAAAAAAAATTACTCATTGCATTAAGACTCACAGATTTAGGAACAATGAAACCCCCAATTCAATTGAAGCGAAAATTCTGTATGATGCTGACAAACTCGACTCAATTGGCGCGATAGGCATTGGACGAGCATTTCTCTTTTCAGGTGAAATTGGCGCAAGGCTCCATAATTCAGACATAGATATACTCACCACAACCGCCTATACTGAAGAAGATACCGCCTATAGGGAGTATATTGTAAAACTGCAATATATTATTCAGAATATGCTTACAGATGAGGGGAGAAGATTGGCCCAGGGTAGGCACAATTTTATGACTATTTTTTTTAATCGTCTAAAAGCTGAGGTCAGTTGCATAGAGTAA